CGCATGGCCGAGTTCGAGGTCCTGTTGACTGTCCGCCAGCCTGTCCATGCGGTGATGACCGCCGACCACCCCTTGGCCTCCCAGGACAAGCTTCGCCTGCGCGACTGTCTGGCCCATCCCGTCGCCCTGCCCACCGAGGCCTATGGGGTTCGCCATCTGTTGGAAGCTGCGGTGCCGCGGACTTCCATGACCTTGGACCCGGTCATCGAATCCGATAGCTTCGAGTTTCTCCGCTCCCATGCCCTTGCCGAGGATATCCTGACCTTTCAGATTCCCATCGGCCTGCCCGCCCAGAACCAGCAACCGGGATTGGTCAGTCTGCCCTTGGATGAGCGGGACGTGCCGCCCGGTGTTCTGCGGTTCGGACAGCTCAAGGGACGCACGCTACCCGTGGCAGCGGCCCGCTTCGCCCAGCAGCTTCTGGAAAGCTTTGCCCAACGGTTTGACTGCGCCTGAGGCTCACCGCTGCATTTATCACATCACTACGAGGCTTTTTTAGCAGTATTCCGTAGCGCTAGGGCATGAGTAGTCTGTTTCCAGTAAACGGGACTTCTCTCTGTCCAGCAGCATCGGAGATTCGACATGGCCAGCAACACCCCTCTCGACCGCCGCCTGTTCTTGCGCGGTCTCGCGGCAACCGGCGCCCTGGGCGCGGTGGCCGTCACCCCCCTGCGTCACGCCCTGGCGGCGACCACCACCGTGGGCTTCATCTATGTGGGCGCCCGCGATGACTACGGCTACAACCAGGCCCACGCGGAAGGCGCGGCGGCGCTGAAAGGCATGCCGGGTATCAAGGTGGTCGAGGAAGAAAGCGTTGCCGAGACGGTGGCCGTGCAAAAGACCATGGAGAGCATGATCAACCTGGACGGCGCGACCCTGCTGTTCCCCACCTCGTTCGGCTATTTCGATCCGCATATGCTGAAAATGGCCAAGAAGTACAAGGACCTGACCTTCCTGCATTGTGGGGGCCTTTGGAGCGCCGACAAGCACCCCAAGAACACCGGCAGCTACTTTGGCTACATCGACGAAGCCCAATACATTTCCGGCATCGTCGCGGGCTACGCCAGCAAGACCAAGAAGCTCGGCTTCGTGGCCGCCAAGCCCATCCCGCAGGTGTTGCGCAACATCAACTCCTTTACCCTCGGCGCCCAGTCGGTGGATCCGACCATCACCACCCAGGTGATCTTCACCGGTGAATGGTCCATGCCGGTGAAAGAAGCCGAAGCCACCAACAGCCTGGCCGACCAAGGCGTCGACGTGGTCACCTGCCATGTGGACGGCCCCAAGGTGGTGGTCGAAACCGCCGAGAAGCGCGGCCTGTTCACCTGCGGCTATCATGCCTCCCAGGCCCCGTTGGCCCCCAAGGGCTACCTCACCGGGGCCGAGTGGAACTGGTCCAAGGTCTATGCCGACTACGTGACCATGTTCACCGGCGGCAAGACCATTCCCAATCTGGTGCGCGGCGGCCTGAAGGAAGGCATCGTCAAGATGTCCGATTACGGCCCGGCGGCCTCCGCCGAAGCCCGCAAACACGCCGACGCGGTCAAGGCCAAGTTCCTGGCCGGGGACATGGTCATCTACAAGGGCCCCATTGAGACCAACAAGGGCAAGACCATCATTCCGGCCGGCAAGGCCCACGGTCAGACCGACATCTGGCTCGAGTCCATGGACTGGTTGGTCAAGGGCGTCATCGGCGGCGCCTGATGATGACCGGACTTCCGAACCGCTTGCTTGCCGCTTCGGAAGCCCTCTTCCTTCCCGTGGCGGCCCTGGTGGTGTCCCTGATCCTGTTCGGGATCTTCGTGGCACTGGCCGGGGTCGATCCGTTCGAGGTGCTGGCGCTCATGTACAAGGGCGCGTTCGGCACCGCTTTTTCCATCCAGAACACCCTGCAGCGGGCCGCGCCCCTGATCCTCGCGGCGCTCTGCACCGCCCTGCCCGCCCAATTGGGATTGGTCATCATCGGCGGCGAAGGGGCCTTGGTCATGGGAGGCCTGATGGGTGTGGCCGCCGGACTGGCCCTACCCGAGGGCTCGGCGCCCTTGACCGTACAACTGACCATGGCCTTGGGCGGCATGCTGGCGGGCGGTGCCTGGATCGCCCTGTGCGGTGCCTTGCGCCACTATCGCGGCGTCAACGAGACCATTTCCAGCCTGCTGATGACCTATATCGCCATCGCCATCCTCAATCACATGGTCTCCGGACCCATGCGCGATCCGGCCAGCCTCAACAAGCCGTCCACGCCCTCCATCGGCGATGCCAACATGATCGGCGCCATCCCCGGCATGGATGTGCATTGGGGGCTGGTCTTCGGCATCCTGTTCTGCATCGGCACTTACATCTTGATGTACCGCACCACTTTCGGCTTTGGCGCCCGCATGGTCGGCGGCAATCCGCGCGCCGCCGCCATGTCTGGCCTGCCGGTGGGGCGCCTGTTGATGATCACCTGTTTCATCGCCGGAGCCGCCGCCGGGCTGGGGGGCATGGTCGAGGTCGCCGCCGTGCATGGCGCCGCCAACGCCCCCCTGGCCGCCGGATATGGCTATACGGGCATTCTGGTGGCCTTTCTGGCGCGGCAGAATCCCCTGGCGGTGATCCCGGTCGCTATCTTGTTGGGCGGCATCGATGCCAGCGGCGGCCTGCTGCAACGCCGCCTGGACCTGCCCGATGCCACGGTGCTGGTGCTGCAAGGCATTATCTTCGTGGTCATTCTGGCCAGCGAGACCCTCTATGGCCGCTTCAGAATCTTCAAACCGCGAGAGGTGGGGTAATGGAAGGCGCCGCCGCCGATCTGGGATTCTGGACCGTGCCCCTGGCCATTTTTGCCGGGGCCATCCGGGTCAGCACGCCGTTCCTGCTGGTCAGTCTCGGCGAATGCCTGACCGAACGCTCGGGCCGCATCAATCTGGGCCTGGAGGGCACCTTGGTGATGGGCGCCATGGCGGGCTACGCGGTGTCCTATCTCAGTGGTTCGCCTTGGCTCGGGGTACTGGTGGCGGGGCTGGTGGGCAGTGGCTTTGGGCTGCTGCATGCGGTGATCTGCAATATGCCGAAGGTCAATGATATCGCCTTGGGCATTGCCTTGATGCTGTTCGGCACCGGCTTGGCCTTTTTCCTCGGCAAGGGCTTCATTCAGCCCCAGGCACCCAATCTGCCTGCTTTCCATCTGGGTTGGTGGAGCGATATCCCGCAAATTCGCTCGGCGCTGGAAATCAATGTGTTGTTCGTGTTCGGGGTGCTGCTGACCCCGGCGATCCTGTTCTTCCTCAATCGCACCCGCTGGGGGCTGATGCTGCGGACCGTGGGGGATTCGGAGGACGCCGCCCGCGCCGCCGGTTTTTCGGTCGACCGGGTGCGCCTACTGACCACCATGGCCGGCGGCTTCCTGGCCGGGGTCGGTGGTTCGTTCCTGTCGCTCTACTATCCGGGCAGCTGGAACGAGGGCCTGTCCAGTGGTCAGGGCATCACCGCCGTGGCGCTGGTCATCTTCGCCCGCTGGAACCCCTTGTACTGCTTCTACGCCTCGCTGCTCTTCGGCGGTGCCGGGGCCCTGGGCCCAGCCTTGCAGGCGGTGGGCATTACCCAGGGCTACTACCTGTTCAACGCGGCACCCTACATCCTCACCCTCGGCATCATGATCCTCACCTCGTCGTCCACCAAGCGCTTCTCCGGCGCCCCGGGCGAGTTGAGTGTGACAAGATAGAAGGAACCATTTGCAATGAGCGGTCTCGGCGGTCTCAACAAATCCTCCAACGGCGTGGTGCTGGGCATGGTGCAATTGCAGTTGCCCGTGGTCGAAACTAAGCAGCAGTTGGCGGCCCAGACCGAAAGGGTCGTTGCCATGGTGGCCAAGGCGCGCCGCAACATGCCGACCATGGATCTGGTGGTGTTTCCCGAATACGCCCTGCATGGCCTGTCCATGGATACCAATCCGGAGATCCTGTGTTCCCTCGACGGCCCGGAGGTGGCGGCTTTCAAGCAGGCCTGTATCGACAATCAAATCTGGGGCTGCTTCTCGATCATGGAACAGAATCCGGAGGGCAATCCCTACAATTCAGGTCTGATCATCGATGACCAGGGGGAAATCCAGCTCTATTACCGCAAGCTACACCCTTGGGTACCGGTGGAGCCCTGGGAACCCGGCGATAGGGGCATCCCGGTCTGTGATGGTCCCAACGGCTCGAAGATCGCGCTGATCATCTGTCATGACGGCATGTTCCCGGAGATGGCCCGCGAGGCGGCCTACAAGGGGGCGGAGATCATGATCCGCACCGCGGGCTATACCGCGCCGGTCCGCGAAAGCTGGAAATTCACCAACCAGTCCAATGCCTTTTGCAATCTGATGGTGACCGCCAATGTTTGCATGTGCGGCTCCGACGGTACCTTCGATTCCATGGGCGAGGGCATGATCGTCAATTTCGACGGCACCATCATCGCCCATGGTGGTGGCCGCCCAGACGAGATCATCACCGCCGAGGTGCGCCCCGATCTGGTGCGCGAGGCCCGTACCCAATGGGGGGTGGAAAACAACATCTATCAATTCGGCCACCGGGCCTATGTCGCCGTAAAGGGTGGGGCCCGCGACTGCCCCTATACCTACATGCAGGACTTGATGGCCGGAGAATACAAGCTGCCCTGGGAGGACCAGGTGGAAGTCACCGACGGCACGTCCTGCGGCTTCGATGCACCGACCCGCGAATTCAAGGGGAACCCCAATGGCTGAGACCTTCATCAATTCCACGCCCTACAAATGGCCCTACAACGGCGATCTGCGGCCCGACAACACGGCCCTGATCATCATCGACATGCAGACTGACTTCTGCGGCATCGGCGGCTATGTGGACCAGATGGGCTACGACATCTCCATGACCCGGGCCCCCATTGAGCCGATCAAGGCGGTGCTGACGGCCATGCGGGAGAAAGGTTATCTGATCATCCATACCCGCGAGGGCCATCGCCCGGACCTGTCGGACCTGCCCGCCAACAAGCGCTGGCGATCGCAGCAGATCGGCGCCGGGATCGGCGACCCGGGGCCCTGCGGCCAAATCCTGGTGCGCGGCCAACCGGGCTGGGACATCATCCCGGACCTTTACCCCATCGATGGCGAGCCGATCATCGACAAGCCGGGCAAGGGCTCCTTTTGCGCCACGGACCTGGAACTGATCCTGCGCACCCGGGGCATCGAGAACATCATCCTGACCGGCATCACCACCGACGTCTGCGTCCATACCACCATGCGCGAGGCCAATGACCGGGGCTTTGAATGCGTGATCCTCCAGGATTGCTGCGGCGCCACCGACCGGGGCAATCATGACCATGCGGTCAAAATGGTGACCATGCAGGGCGGCGTATTCGGCGCCGTGGCCACCTCCAAAGATCTGATCGACGGATTGCCATGAACGCGGCGATGGTCGAAATCTTCCACGACGCCAAGCATCCCATTGGTTTGGAGGTGCTGGGACTGACCAAGCGATTCGGGGATTTCACCGCCTTGGAAGATGTTTCCATGAAGGTGGCGCCGGGCAGCTTCCATGCCCTGCTGGGTGAAAACGGCGCGGGCAAGAGCACCCTGGTCAAATGCGCCATGGGCTTTCACCCGGCCACCGACGGCAGCATCCAGGTGGGCCGCCACGAATATGATATTGCCAACCCGCAGATCGCCCAGGAACTGGGGCTGGGCATGGTCTATCAGCATTTTACCCTGGTGCCGCATATGACGGTGCTGGAAAACCTGGTTCTGCCGCGCAGCAACCTGCCGCTGGTGATCGACTGGAAAGCCGAACAGGCCGGTGTGGAGTCTTTCATCGCCGACATGCCGTTCCAGGTTCCCCTGCATACCCGTGCCCGCGACTTGGCGGCAGGGGAAAAGCAGAAGGTCGAGATCCTCAAGCAGCTCTATCTGGGCTGCAAATTCCTCATCCTCGACGAACCCACCTCGGTTTTGACTCCCGGCGAGGCGGACGAGGTGCTCGGCCTGATCCGCGACATGACCCGCACGGACGGGCTGACCGTCTTGATGATCACCCACAAGTTCCGCGAGGTGATGGCCTTCGCCGACGAGGTTTCGGTGCTGCGTCGTGGCCGCTACGTGGGTGGCGGGCTGACCGCCGACCTGACCCCCGATGACATGGCCCGCATGATGGTCGGTGCAAACCTGGTCAAGCAAGGCATGGCCCGGGGAGATGAGGTGCCGGGCGCGGTACGGCTGGAACTCAAGGAGATCACCGCCGACGACGATACCGGCCATTCGGCGGTCAAGGGGGTCAGTCTGGCCCTGCGCGGCGGCGAGATCTTCGGCATTGCCGGGGTCTCGGGCAACGGTCAGAAGGAACTGGTTCAGGTGCTGTCCGGACAACGCAAACAGACCGGCGGCGGCATGGCGGTTCATGGTGAATCCTATGGCGCGACCCGGTCCGAAATGCGCCGCCACAAGGTCTTCTGTCTGCCCGAGGAGCCTCTGCGCAATGGCTGCGTGGCCCGCATGAGTGTCGCCGAGAACATGGCCTTTCGGACCTTCGACCGTCCGCCCGAGGCGCGGGGCAATTGGTGGCTGGACCGGGGCGCCATGCGGCGCAAGGCCAAGGAATTGATTGGCCGCTACAACGTCAAATGTCCGTCGCCCGATGCCCCCATCGCCACCCTGTCGGGCGGCAATGTGCAGCGCGCCGTGCTGGCCCGGGAACTGTCCGGCGACGTGGACGTGCTGGTGGTGGCCAATCCGGTATTCGGCCTGGACTTTGCCGCGGTCGCCGACATCCGGGGACAGATCATGGCGGCCCGCAACCGGGGCGTGGCGGTCCTGCTGGTCAGCGAGGACCTGGATGAAATCCTCGAACTTTCCGACCGCATCGGCGTGATGTTTCACGGCCAATTGACTCACGAAACGCCTATCGCCGAGGCCGACCTGACCGTCATCGGTCGCCACATGGCCGGTCATTGAGGAGACAGACATGCCCGTCATCGCCAATGCCCTGCCCTTTGCCTTTGAATTCGATCCGGCCACCACGGCCCTGGTGGTCATCGACATGCAGCGCGATTTCCTGGAGCCCGGCGGTTTCGGCGAGGCCCTGGGCAACGATGTGTCGCAACTGGCCCCGGTGGTCCCGGCGACGGAAAAGCTGCTCGCCGCCTGCCGCGCCGCCGGATTGGAAATCGTCCATACCCGGGAATCCCATCTGCCGGATCTGTCGGATTGCCCCCCGGCCAAGCGCAACCGGGGAAGCTGCAAACTGCGCATCGGCGATCCGGGGCCCATGGGCCGGATCCTGGTGCGCGGCGAGCCGGGCAATGACATCGTGCCGTCCCTGGCCCCCCTGCCGGGAGAGACGATCATCGACAAGCCGGGCAAGGGAGCGTTCTACAAGACGGGCCTGACTCATAGGCTTGCCGATGATGGTATTACCCATTTGATCTTTGCCGGCGTCACCACCGAGGTTTGTGTGCAAACCTCCATGCGCGAGGCCAATGATCGCGGCTTCGATTGCTTGCTGGTAGCGGATTGCACCGGCAGCTATTTCCCTGAATTCAAACAGGCAACCCTGGAAATGGTCCGCGCCCAGGGCGGTATCGTCGGCTGGACGGCGGATCTATACGCGGTCTTGGAGGCCTTGGATGGATAAGCCGCTGGTCTTCCCTGCCCTCCTCTCCAATCCCCGGCAATGGGATGATCGGGACTGGGAACCCTTTCGCGAGGGGATTGAGATCAGCTGGGTTCATCGCCCAGACAGCGAAGAAGGGCCGTCGTCGGCCTTTTTGCGCTACGGTCCCGGCGCCTCCGTGCCCGCGCACCAACACCCGGCGTTCGAGTATATTTTGGTCCTGGAAGGGTCACAGACCGACGACAACGGCTGTCACCAGGCGGGCAGCCTGGTGATCAATCCCCCCGGGACCGGCCATGCGGTTCGCAGCGAAGAGGGCTGCCTGGTGCTGGCCATCTGGGAACAGCCGGTCCGGTTTACCAAGACCACATCGTGATCGATTCCAATAGGGTCGCGCCTATCCATCGGGTCTGATTAGACCCGACAGGCGCTAAGGGAGCGAGGGTGTTGTTGACGCCTGCCCTTACCCTTTGACCGCCCCCGCGGTCATGCCGGTGATGATCTGCTTCGAGGCGACGAAGGTGAAGATGATCGGCGGAATGGCCAGCAGCATGCCGGTCGCCATGATCACACCCCAGTTGATGTCATACTCGGTCAGGGAATTCACAATGGTCACCGGGACCGTGCGCGTGTTGCGATCCAACAACGCATTGGCGATCAGGAACTCGTTCCAGGCGATGCGGAAGGTAAAGATGGACGCCGCGGCCAGACCCGGCTTGATCACCGGCAGCACTACCAGGAAGAACACTTGCAAGGCATTGGCGCCATCGATGCGGGCGGCTTCTTCCAATTGGATCGGGACCTGCACGATGAAGCTTTGCAAAATCCAAATCACGAACGGCAGATTCATGGCCACGTAGACCAGAATGATACCGGCGGTGGTGCCATCCAATTGATACTGGAAGGTCCAGATACCGAACACCGGCACCAGCAGCACGGCGGGCGGAACCATGCGCATCATCAAGGTGGTCATGGACATGGTGCCCCGCCCCATGAAGCGGAAACGGACCAGCGCATAGGCCGCCATGCAGCCAACCACCAGAGTGATACCGGTGGAAACCAGGGCCACGGTCAGCGAGTTCCCCAAGGCCCGTCCGAAGGTGGGATCGCAGTAGTCCACATGGGCCGGGTCATACCACAGCACATTGCAAAGCACGGTCTCGTAGTTCTGCAAGGTGGGCATGAAGATCAAGGCCGAGGCATCGCTCATGATGTCCACATTGAGCCGCAAGGAGGTGGTCAGCATCAGGTAGATCGGCCCGATGGACATCAAGATCAGGGCGAGCATCAGGGCATAGAATGCCGGGTTTTGCCGTTCTGTCGGGTTGCTCATGATCTATCCCTTCTCCGCTTCTTGCCGGACGTTGGCGGCACGGGTTTCAACGACCTTGTTGTAGATGAACATGAAGACGGTCAGTGCCAGCAGCAGCAGCAGCAGGAAATTCGACATGGCCGCCGAGACCCCCAGTTCTCGGAATTCCGAGGCTGTTCGGGCGATGCGCAGGGACATGATTTCCGTCGACAGCCCGGGACCGCCGTTGGTCATGACCAAGATCACTTCCAGTACCTTGAAGGCGTCGATCAGCCGCAGAAGCGCCGTGACGACCAACACCGGCATCATCAAGGGTAGCTTGATATAGAGGATCTGTTGCCAGCCCGAGGCCCCATCGATACGCGAAGCCTCCATGGCCGAGGTGGGCAATGATTGCAAGGCCGCAAGGGCAAGAATGAAGATAAACGGAGTCCATTGCCAGACATCGGCGATGATGATGGAGGTCAGCGCCCAGCCGGAATCCGATAGCCAGGGAATGGCCTCAAAGCCCCAACTCTTCAGCGTCTGATTAAAGATACCCACCGAAGGGTGGTACATATAACGCCACATGAGACCGACCACGATGGGCGCGATCATCATCGGCAGGATAAAAATAGTCCGTAAAACAGAAACGCCGCGAATATTGCGGTCCAGCAACAGGGCCAATCCGACCCCGATCACCATTTCGGAAATCACCACGATGGATGAGAATTTCAGGGTCACCGTCATGGATTCCCGGAAGCTGGCATCCTGAAGTAAGTTTAAATAATTGCGAAAACCGACCCATTCGGCCTCACCGATCCGTTGACTGGGGTTCCAGTCCAGGAAGCTGGCATAGACCATGTAGCCAATGGGATAGAGCAACCCGATGATCATGATCACCGCCGCCGGGGCGAGGAACATGTAGGGAGTGATACGCTTGACGTTTGCAGCAGCCATATCCAACCGTTCCTATCCGTTCCGTCCAGGTGAGGCGCGGGAGGCCCCGAAGCCGGAGGGCAGGTCCTTGTGAGACGCCGCCCTCCGCATGGTTCAGGAGATTACTTCCAGCTGTAGTAGCCGGCTTCCTCCATGATCTTCTTGGTGCGCATGGCGACACCGTCCAACGCTTGCTTAACGTCGAGGTTTTCGGTCAACACCTTGGACAGCGCGGTGCCCAGATCGGCATTGATCTTGCCCCACACGGGGATGATCGGACGCCAATCCGGATCGGCATGCTTGAGGGCTTCACCGAAGGTCTTCATATGCGGGAACTTGGCATTTACTTCCGCGTCCGCATGGGTCGAGTAGCGCGACGGGTTGCCACCGGCCAGGGCGACCAGCTTATCGCCGTGCTTGGAAGTGAGCCATTGCATCAGCAAGAAGGCGGCTTCCTTGTTCTGGGCATTCTTGGGAATACCGATACCAAAACCACCGGTCTGCGATCCGCGCCGCACGCCCATGGGATGGGGTGCCCAGCCGATCTTGCCAACCACCTTGGACTTCTTGGGGTCGTTGACCTGTCCGGCAAACACGGTGGAGTCCAGGAACATGGCGGTTTGGCCTTGCAAAAAGGCCGCACCGGCTTCGGCGAAGCCAAAGGTCTGCGAGCCTTCGGGGCCGCAATCAACGATGGTTTTTAGAGCCTTGGCAGCCTTTACACCGGCTTCGTTGTTGACGATGGGATTCCATTCGTCATCAAAGATGCGACCACCCAGCGGGGCCAGATGCAGCAAAAAGGCGTGGCTGGCATGGTGGCCGGACGCCGCACGGGAGGACAGGCCACCCATGCCCGGTTCCAGCTTCGGAATCTTGCAGGCCAGGTCGAGCAATTCGTCGTAGTTGGTCGGAACCTTGAGGCCATGCTTGTCGAAGATATCCTTGCGATAGCCGAGGATCGAGGTTTCGGAACCATAGGGCACGCCGTATAGGGATCCGGTCGGACCCGGCAGATAGCCTTTTTCACCACCGGCGATACCGATGTTGCCCACATAGCCGTCAATAAGATCCTTGGCGTCATATTTGGGATCGGAGAGCTTCGGGTTCATGAAGTAGCGGGCTAGGTTTTCCAACTGGTCGGCATAAACATAGTCGGCCTTGGAAAACACAACATAGGCGACCAGATCATAATCACCTTTGCTCTTGGTCAGTTCCAGAGTCTGTTTTTCGCGCATCTTGAGGTATTGGAGAAGATCGACCTCGACTTTGATGCCCGTCTCTTTGGTGAACTCCGGCAGAACCTTCATCACCGCGTGATAATGCGGGTGAGCCGGGAAATTGACCACCAGGGTTTTGCCCTTGTAGGGCGCATAGGGATTCGCGAACGCGGCCCCTAATGTCAGCGTCACGGCGGCTGCCGTAAGCGCTACTGTCTTTACCAGATTGAGCATTTCTCCATTCCTCCTGTTTTCAATCCTATCGATGACTTTTTCGTCGGCTGTTAGAGCCTGAATTCGGTCTTGTCGTCGAACACCATGATATTCTTGGGATCGACCGAGAAATTCACTGTCTGGCCGATGTCAAATCGTGCCGAACTGCGCAGTTCCACCAAGAGCTCCTGGGTCCCGCAGAGGGTGACCAGCACCGAATGGGCTCCAAGATACTCGGCGAGTTTGACGTAAAGAGAGATCTGTATTCCCGCCGCATCGCCTTCCTCGGTCGGCTTCACCGATGACGGTCGAATGCCCAGCGTGACTTTGCGCCCGCTCGCATGGTCCAGACGTTGCCGCATGGATTGGGAAAGATCCAACAGGAACCCCTCGCCCTGGGCGGCCAGGGTGCCATTGGTCTCGATCAATTCCGCTTCGAGGAAATTCATTGTCGGGCTGCCGATGAACCCAGCGACGAACTTGTTGGCCGGTTCCTTGAACAAGGTTTCCGCCGAGCCTTCCTGCTGCACCAATCCATGGGCCATGACCACGATCCGGTCCCCCAAAGTCATGGCTTCCACCTGGTCATGGGTCACATAGACCATGTTCTTGTCGAGGGTATTGCGCATCTCGGCCAACTCGGTGCGCATTTTTGCCCGCAGCTTGGCATCCAGATTGGATAGCGGCTCATCGAACAAAAACGTGGAGGAATCCCGCACCAGGGCGCGGCCCATGGCGACACGCTGACGCTGACCGCCGGAAAGCTCGCCCGGCTTGCGGGCCAGCAATTGCTCGATTCCCAGCATGCCTGCGACCCGTGCCACGCGCTCGTCGATGGTGGCCTTCGCCACCTTTTGCAGGCGCAGGGCAAAGGACATGTTCTTGGCGATGTTCATGTGGGGATAGAGCGCGTAGTCCTGAAACACCATGGCGATGTCCCGGTCTTTGGGCTCCAGCTTGCTGATTGGTTTATCATCGAACCAGATCTCGCCACTGGTGAGATCTTCCAGCCCCGCCAGCATGCGCAAGGTGGTGGACTTTCCGCAGCCGGATGGCCCAACGAGAACGGTGAATTCACCGTCATCGAATTCCAAATCGAACGGGGGAAGGACTTGAACGGGTCCGTAGCTTTTTTCCACGGAATCGAAGCGAATTCTCGGCACGATCTTTCTCCACCCAGTTTCAGTCGGTCATTCAGGCCGCTATTTTTGTTTTTGGTTACGGATATACCCTATGCCAATTCCTAATGATATCGATAACGTACACCACCTAACTAGGGGATGCAACGATTATGTGACTCCTCGGCTTTCCGCTGCCGCTCACTCTCGCAATCCAATGCATCAAACACCCCCCTTCATGGAAAAAAAGACAAATAATTCATTGTTAATATTGTTTTTTTTATTTATCTCCAACAGAACCGCGCCGCTGTCCTGGCTCGAATTAGGCTGATGGCGGAGAATTCACGATCGCCGGAATCAGTATATTAGCGCTAACATTTTCACCCGGATTTACGGCAGCTTGTCCGCCTTGCCGGGGGAAACCTGATGCGGCTCATTGGCTTGCTCATAGGCCAGCAACAACGCGCTATGATCCAACCGCCCTTTCCCCGCCGTGAC
The sequence above is drawn from the Magnetospira sp. QH-2 genome and encodes:
- a CDS encoding ABC transporter ATP-binding protein, whose protein sequence is MPRIRFDSVEKSYGPVQVLPPFDLEFDDGEFTVLVGPSGCGKSTTLRMLAGLEDLTSGEIWFDDKPISKLEPKDRDIAMVFQDYALYPHMNIAKNMSFALRLQKVAKATIDERVARVAGMLGIEQLLARKPGELSGGQRQRVAMGRALVRDSSTFLFDEPLSNLDAKLRAKMRTELAEMRNTLDKNMVYVTHDQVEAMTLGDRIVVMAHGLVQQEGSAETLFKEPANKFVAGFIGSPTMNFLEAELIETNGTLAAQGEGFLLDLSQSMRQRLDHASGRKVTLGIRPSSVKPTEEGDAAGIQISLYVKLAEYLGAHSVLVTLCGTQELLVELRSSARFDIGQTVNFSVDPKNIMVFDDKTEFRL
- a CDS encoding extracellular solute-binding protein — protein: MLNLVKTVALTAAAVTLTLGAAFANPYAPYKGKTLVVNFPAHPHYHAVMKVLPEFTKETGIKVEVDLLQYLKMREKQTLELTKSKGDYDLVAYVVFSKADYVYADQLENLARYFMNPKLSDPKYDAKDLIDGYVGNIGIAGGEKGYLPGPTGSLYGVPYGSETSILGYRKDIFDKHGLKVPTNYDELLDLACKIPKLEPGMGGLSSRAASGHHASHAFLLHLAPLGGRIFDDEWNPIVNNEAGVKAAKALKTIVDCGPEGSQTFGFAEAGAAFLQGQTAMFLDSTVFAGQVNDPKKSKVVGKIGWAPHPMGVRRGSQTGGFGIGIPKNAQNKEAAFLLMQWLTSKHGDKLVALAGGNPSRYSTHADAEVNAKFPHMKTFGEALKHADPDWRPIIPVWGKINADLGTALSKVLTENLDVKQALDGVAMRTKKIMEEAGYYSWK
- a CDS encoding cupin domain-containing protein, which codes for MDKPLVFPALLSNPRQWDDRDWEPFREGIEISWVHRPDSEEGPSSAFLRYGPGASVPAHQHPAFEYILVLEGSQTDDNGCHQAGSLVINPPGTGHAVRSEEGCLVLAIWEQPVRFTKTTS
- a CDS encoding carbohydrate ABC transporter permease, with translation MSNPTERQNPAFYALMLALILMSIGPIYLMLTTSLRLNVDIMSDASALIFMPTLQNYETVLCNVLWYDPAHVDYCDPTFGRALGNSLTVALVSTGITLVVGCMAAYALVRFRFMGRGTMSMTTLMMRMVPPAVLLVPVFGIWTFQYQLDGTTAGIILVYVAMNLPFVIWILQSFIVQVPIQLEEAARIDGANALQVFFLVVLPVIKPGLAAASIFTFRIAWNEFLIANALLDRNTRTVPVTIVNSLTEYDINWGVIMATGMLLAIPPIIFTFVASKQIITGMTAGAVKG
- a CDS encoding carbohydrate ABC transporter permease; this encodes MAAANVKRITPYMFLAPAAVIMIIGLLYPIGYMVYASFLDWNPSQRIGEAEWVGFRNYLNLLQDASFRESMTVTLKFSSIVVISEMVIGVGLALLLDRNIRGVSVLRTIFILPMMIAPIVVGLMWRYMYHPSVGIFNQTLKSWGFEAIPWLSDSGWALTSIIIADVWQWTPFIFILALAALQSLPTSAMEASRIDGASGWQQILYIKLPLMMPVLVVTALLRLIDAFKVLEVILVMTNGGPGLSTEIMSLRIARTASEFRELGVSAAMSNFLLLLLLALTVFMFIYNKVVETRAANVRQEAEKG